Part of the Bradyrhizobium sp. AZCC 1721 genome, GCCGGCAGCGACCATCAGCACCACGCCCTGCAGGATGATGAGGTCGCGGGTATAGATGGCGCCGACCAGCAGCCGGCCAATTCCCGGAAGCGCGAAGATCGTCTCGACGATGACGGCGCCGCCGATCAGCCGCCCGATATTGATGCCGGTGATCGTAACCAGCGTAAGCGACGAAGGTTTCAACGCATGCACAAACAGGATGCGCGAGGCCTTCAAGCCCTTGGCCTTCGCCAGCGCGATATAGTCTTCCTGCAGGGTTGCGATCATGTCGGACCGCAGCACGCGCATGATGCCGGGCCATTCGGCGAGCGCCAGCGTCAGCGCGGGCAGCACCATGAAGCGTAGGTTTGCGGCCGGGTCTTCGGCAAACGGCACGTAGCCCGTCGCAGGCAGCCAACGCAGCTCCACCGCAAACAGATAGATCAGCAGGATCGCGGAGAGGAAAGCCGGCACCGAAAGCATGGCAAAGGCGCTGCCGGTCATGAAGCGGTCGAACGCGCTGCCGCTGCGGGCGGCGCACACGATCGCCAGGGGAACGCCGATGACGAGGCCCATGATCTCGGCCAGGATCATCAGTTCGAGCGACACAGGCAATCGTTCGGCGACGGCCTGCAACACGGTTTGCCCGGTGCGGAACGACCGCCCGAAATCGCCCTGCAGGATGTTACCGAGCCAGCCGAAGTAACGTATCCAGATCGGCTGATCGAGTCCCATGTCCTTGCGAAGCGCCGCAACATTCTCCGGCGTCGCCTGATCGCCGAGGATCGTATAGGCGAGATCCCCCGGCAGCAACGAGGCAATCAAGAACGTCAACAGCGATACAGCGATCAGGACCGGTATTAGGTACAGAAGCCTGCGCGCCACAAAGAGCAGCATGGAAAGATTATTCCAGCCAGGTGTTAGATACGTCGATCACTCCGCTGTACATTTTTGGCAAGCCCTTAAGCTTGGCGCTCGACAGCGCGTAATAGGTGTTCTGGAAGGTCCAGAACCAGATCGCTTCTTTGTTGATGATACGGCTGATAGCGCAATAGTCCTCGATGCGCTTGTTCGTATCGGCCGTGGTGCGTGCGCGCTCGAGCAGTTTGTCGAGTTCTGGATTCGAATAGTTGGCAAGCGCAACCGGGCTGCCGGTGCGGAAATTGGCATACATCTGGATGTCAGGATCGGCGAGATCGATGATTCGCCAAGGAGTCAGTTGAAACTGGCGCATGAACGCACGCGGCGGGATGGTGGCCTGATCGACCTGTTCTATCTCCATGTTCGCGCCAGCCCGCTTCCAGAACTGTTGCAACACCTGGCCAACGGTTCGCCCCCGTGGCGTCGCCGTAACGAGCATCTTGAAATCGACGGGCTTGCCATACTCCTTGATCAGCGCCTTGGCCTTCTCAAGGTCTTCGGGAAGTGCACCATCCTCTTTGCATTTCACCCAGGAGCCGTCGCCGTAGGGGTTGCTGGCAGGTTTTGCGAGGCCATTGGTGATCGCCTGCGACATCTTCTTGCGGTCGAGTGCCATCACCAGCGCCTGGCGCACGCGCACGTCGTCGAACGGTGCGACCTTGGTGTTGAAGGCGTAGACCTGCGCGCCGGAGCCGACATAGGTGTGCACGGTAAGCTTCGGATCCTTCTGCGCCTTCATGATGTTGTCGGCATCGTATTCGTCGTCCCAGATGATATCAGCTTCGCCGGATTGCAGGCTGGCAAAGCGTGACTGCGCGTCCGGCAGCGGCTTGAGGACGATGCGGTCGAGATAGGGGCGGCCCTTGTTCCAGTAGTCCGGATTTTTCTCAAGCACCATGCGGTCGCCCGCGCTCCATGACTTCAGGATATAAGGACCGGTGCCGACGGGATTGCGGTTGTAGTCATCGCCCTTGGTCTTCCACGCGGTTGGCGATTGCACCGAATTGTTGACGCTGGCAAAGCTCACAAGTGCCGGCATGTTCACCTGTGGGTCGTTCAGATTATAGACCAGCGTCAGCTCATCGGGCGCCTGCACGTTGTTGACGTAGGCGATGTAAAAGGCACAGCGGCACTTGTTGGCAGGGTCTTTCTGCCGATCGAAATTTTCCTTAACCGCTTGGGCGTTGAAGGGTGTGCCGTCGTGGAATTTAACGCCAGGTCGCAGCTTGAAGGTCCAGGTCTTGAAGTCCTCGGAAGGAGTCCAGGACAGCGCGAGTTTCGGTTGCACAGCGCCCTTATCGTCCAGAGTCGTTAGCGTGTCGAAAATCGCCGCTGCTGCAGCTCCGGCCGAGGTATCGAATACGCCGACTTTCAGGGGATCGAAACCGGGGATATCAAGCTCGAGGCCGAAGGTAATGCTTCCGCCCTTTTTCTGCGCGCTGGCAGGCATTGCTGACAACGCCACAGCAAATCCCGCCACAAGAAATATTCGCGCGAGCGCGCTCGAACGGATCGCCGCTTTCATGGATGTTCCCTCCGATATGCCGTTCGTCCGGTATTCCGGATCGTCGATGTCTATCGGAGATTGTCCGGAAACGCCGTCGCGGGCAAGGGCGTTTGCAAGCCGCGGATGAAAAGCCGCAGCATCGACACCCTTGCGTCGCGACGCGCGCCGTCAGACGTTCGCAGACACCTGCGCCTTTCCGGCGAAGGATGCGATTTCATCCTCCGACAGACCGGTCTCTTTCAAGTAGGCACGCGTGTGCTCGCCGAGCGTCGACATGCGCTTC contains:
- a CDS encoding ABC transporter permease, whose translation is MLLFVARRLLYLIPVLIAVSLLTFLIASLLPGDLAYTILGDQATPENVAALRKDMGLDQPIWIRYFGWLGNILQGDFGRSFRTGQTVLQAVAERLPVSLELMILAEIMGLVIGVPLAIVCAARSGSAFDRFMTGSAFAMLSVPAFLSAILLIYLFAVELRWLPATGYVPFAEDPAANLRFMVLPALTLALAEWPGIMRVLRSDMIATLQEDYIALAKAKGLKASRILFVHALKPSSLTLVTITGINIGRLIGGAVIVETIFALPGIGRLLVGAIYTRDLIILQGVVLMVAAGFVIVNFIVDLLYAVLDPRIRHGHA
- a CDS encoding ABC transporter substrate-binding protein, whose translation is MKAAIRSSALARIFLVAGFAVALSAMPASAQKKGGSITFGLELDIPGFDPLKVGVFDTSAGAAAAAIFDTLTTLDDKGAVQPKLALSWTPSEDFKTWTFKLRPGVKFHDGTPFNAQAVKENFDRQKDPANKCRCAFYIAYVNNVQAPDELTLVYNLNDPQVNMPALVSFASVNNSVQSPTAWKTKGDDYNRNPVGTGPYILKSWSAGDRMVLEKNPDYWNKGRPYLDRIVLKPLPDAQSRFASLQSGEADIIWDDEYDADNIMKAQKDPKLTVHTYVGSGAQVYAFNTKVAPFDDVRVRQALVMALDRKKMSQAITNGLAKPASNPYGDGSWVKCKEDGALPEDLEKAKALIKEYGKPVDFKMLVTATPRGRTVGQVLQQFWKRAGANMEIEQVDQATIPPRAFMRQFQLTPWRIIDLADPDIQMYANFRTGSPVALANYSNPELDKLLERARTTADTNKRIEDYCAISRIINKEAIWFWTFQNTYYALSSAKLKGLPKMYSGVIDVSNTWLE